A region from the Lentisphaera profundi genome encodes:
- a CDS encoding transposase has translation MKRHFDLESDVSFYHVVIKVPDNTFGNKAYAFNREHKTKLRDIFFWLESIYEVECVNYCIMSTHAHFVIRRNRDSKLSLKQAAYRYKKYKSLKELKDARSCEIRKFKGRLNDLSDFMANLQKRFTSWYNQQFDKRRRGQLFNHCYKAIQLKNTKALIRCMQYVELNPLRAQMVNNSADYEYNSWSEIKRKTARGMSIKRTVINALRAFGIAGKSNKKVFDTYAQELLMISKEGSKEIINTHLKYLLMKQNSIWSSGRSICFLDHEIILEKENSSQIINEDFW, from the coding sequence ATGAAACGCCATTTTGATTTAGAAAGCGATGTGAGTTTTTATCATGTCGTTATCAAGGTTCCTGATAATACTTTTGGGAATAAGGCTTATGCTTTTAATCGCGAGCACAAGACAAAGCTCAGGGATATCTTTTTCTGGCTAGAAAGCATCTATGAAGTCGAGTGTGTGAATTACTGTATCATGAGTACACACGCTCATTTTGTTATTCGGCGCAATCGTGACTCAAAACTTAGTCTCAAGCAGGCAGCTTATCGTTACAAGAAATATAAATCATTAAAAGAGCTAAAGGATGCGAGGAGTTGCGAGATTCGCAAATTTAAGGGTCGTTTAAATGATTTGAGCGATTTCATGGCTAACCTCCAAAAGCGTTTTACATCCTGGTATAATCAACAATTTGATAAGCGTAGAAGAGGACAATTATTTAATCATTGTTACAAAGCTATTCAGTTGAAAAATACTAAGGCATTGATCCGTTGTATGCAATACGTGGAACTGAACCCATTACGTGCTCAGATGGTTAATAATTCAGCTGATTATGAGTATAATTCATGGTCGGAGATAAAACGAAAAACAGCGCGTGGCATGAGTATAAAAAGGACAGTTATCAATGCACTGCGAGCTTTTGGAATTGCAGGAAAAAGCAATAAAAAGGTCTTTGATACTTATGCACAGGAGCTTCTTATGATCAGCAAGGAGGGCTCAAAAGAAATAATAAATACTCATTTGAAGTATCTTTTAATGAAGCAAAATTCGATTTGGTCAAGTGGTCGATCGATATGCTTTTTGGATCATGAAATAATTTTAGAGAAAGAGAATTCAAGTCAAATTATAAATGAAGACTTTTGGTGA
- a CDS encoding glycoside hydrolase family 117 protein, with translation MIKIFSKIITLGLLSGLVQADENVFPALIPTEKPTDRPISRAVERLYEQWNPLEDRDNDLYSNFKYTRLKGLEISDNISRRDPTKIIKVDGVYHVWYTGRRSKEAPEGLKKATATKPGTDWDLADIWHATSKDGWTWEEDKIPAVKRPPKPEQGFRSICTPGILMWKGKYYLYFQAYSPMVGGQAYCPVRVAYADSPTGPWTHHPEPVILPGPKGSWNNIKINDPCPIVHNGKILVYYKGAPIERGDEYVLRVQGVSFADDPLGPFIPSPKNPVINSGHETCMFPFKDGVAALIALDGPEKNTIQFSKDGEDFEIKSLIQVPPVAPGPFCPGAFSDDKKNTGFTWGLCHINIDGGGAQKSSILARFDCDLSPDVDIPYFKHNNLRFNEETYFQKNIGLNPNMTKMMKRISKKEKDMN, from the coding sequence TTGATCAAAATTTTTTCAAAAATTATTACACTCGGATTACTCTCAGGCTTAGTACAAGCCGATGAAAATGTATTTCCTGCACTCATCCCCACAGAGAAGCCGACTGATAGACCTATAAGCCGAGCAGTAGAGCGCCTCTATGAGCAATGGAATCCACTTGAAGATCGCGATAATGACTTGTACTCGAATTTTAAATATACTCGCCTCAAAGGCCTAGAGATCAGTGATAATATATCTCGACGTGATCCCACTAAGATTATTAAAGTCGATGGGGTTTATCACGTTTGGTATACGGGACGTCGCAGCAAAGAAGCCCCAGAGGGATTAAAGAAAGCGACAGCTACAAAGCCAGGTACTGATTGGGATCTAGCAGATATCTGGCATGCGACAAGTAAAGATGGTTGGACATGGGAAGAGGATAAAATTCCCGCGGTAAAAAGGCCACCAAAGCCAGAGCAGGGCTTTCGATCGATTTGCACCCCCGGTATTCTCATGTGGAAGGGCAAGTACTACCTCTATTTTCAGGCTTATAGTCCGATGGTTGGAGGCCAAGCTTATTGCCCAGTACGAGTCGCTTATGCCGATTCTCCCACGGGGCCATGGACTCACCATCCCGAGCCAGTGATTTTGCCTGGTCCAAAGGGCTCTTGGAATAATATAAAAATAAATGATCCTTGCCCGATAGTGCATAATGGCAAAATTCTTGTGTACTACAAAGGTGCCCCCATTGAGCGTGGAGATGAGTACGTCCTAAGAGTTCAGGGAGTATCATTTGCCGATGACCCACTCGGACCTTTTATTCCTTCACCTAAAAACCCCGTGATCAATTCTGGCCATGAAACGTGTATGTTCCCCTTCAAAGATGGCGTCGCAGCACTGATTGCACTCGATGGACCAGAAAAGAATACAATTCAGTTTTCAAAAGATGGCGAAGATTTTGAAATTAAATCTTTGATTCAAGTCCCACCGGTGGCACCAGGTCCTTTTTGCCCAGGCGCATTTTCAGATGATAAGAAAAATACAGGCTTTACTTGGGGTCTATGCCATATCAATATCGATGGTGGCGGCGCTCAAAAATCATCGATATTGGCACGCTTTGATTGCGACCTTTCTCCCGATGTAGATATACCTTACTTCAAGCATAATAATCTGCGTTTTAATGAAGAGACTTATTTTCAGAAGAATATTGGCCTCAATCCCAATATGACGAAAATGATGAAGCGCATCAGCAAGAAAGAAAAAGATATGAATTGA
- a CDS encoding DUF1588 domain-containing protein, producing the protein MILFRFILFFSLSSFAMDSRIQGIFKKSCIECHNAKKTKGDLRLDNIQWPISSEAEAEKWYEILDAVHLEEMPPEEEPALGLEDRDYLLTYLNQQLARLKFKMLKPQPRLMTGEEFKLTVSDLLDINNKFLDPGRYIPKLAVATKYDTHSKDQIFSVEAINEFVDGALGAVYYRIDPGEKPELKTHDFTMDKIKMGGHQGIREGEQWLELRYRWHSSIAQVKWTVEKDGYYEFEVDAEAKGIKPTGIKAFDKITEKYRQNNYHELHFLGHKTEVLPGLNPSYFSIDHIAIGAKRKTYRKKIYLEKGHRIHFEFGSGPNFGTIKRAFSQNLVKNDRGYPGPGIRLHGIKIKGPILDKWPTPTINHYFGGDYSLKDDEKSKEVIKRFMIRAYRGRASKEQFSKFSTYYDQMIQQGSDRLEALRMTLVTILVSPRFLFINQPPTEAGRNPQLAERLAYFMWSSNPTSNMIKLSSSLEKNPTSLAKGIYWMMQQPQFERFVRRFTIQWMDLENMDEMAPDPTRYKKYYEKNMRDLYQKQTFLFMSHLLKENRPVSDLVDTDYTFLNKNLAEIYSLPSEDLGEKFQKVKLPSDSERGGLIGQGTLLTTTSNGVETSPIMRGIWLLDKFLGDRPPPAPDDVMALDNDTRGASTVKDILLKHSLNPDCNSCHRKIDPLGLSLEHFDPIGLYRKDYGSGISRKIRKSMGKQNFDIQDHGKNYDGQEIEGMRGLKTYLKSKEQDLAKSFCSELMSFALGRELTRADRQAVDAIIAKTAKHGWLMRDILIELLRSKSFALK; encoded by the coding sequence ATGATCTTATTTAGATTTATTTTATTCTTTAGCTTATCCAGTTTCGCGATGGATAGTCGCATTCAAGGGATATTCAAAAAATCGTGTATTGAGTGCCATAATGCCAAAAAAACGAAAGGTGACCTTCGTTTAGATAATATTCAATGGCCCATCAGTAGTGAAGCAGAGGCCGAGAAATGGTATGAGATCTTAGATGCGGTGCACTTAGAAGAAATGCCGCCAGAAGAAGAACCCGCTTTGGGGCTTGAGGATCGTGATTACTTACTCACTTATTTGAATCAGCAACTGGCGCGTTTAAAGTTTAAAATGCTCAAGCCTCAGCCGCGTTTAATGACTGGCGAAGAGTTTAAGCTCACAGTTAGTGACCTGCTTGATATCAATAATAAGTTTTTAGATCCGGGTCGTTACATCCCCAAATTAGCCGTAGCCACAAAATATGATACTCATTCAAAGGATCAAATCTTTTCTGTGGAGGCAATCAACGAATTTGTAGATGGGGCATTGGGGGCGGTTTATTATAGGATTGATCCCGGCGAGAAGCCAGAGCTGAAGACTCATGATTTTACTATGGATAAAATAAAAATGGGAGGTCATCAGGGCATAAGAGAAGGCGAGCAATGGTTGGAACTTCGCTACCGCTGGCATAGCTCTATAGCACAGGTGAAATGGACTGTGGAAAAGGATGGTTATTATGAGTTTGAGGTGGATGCCGAAGCCAAGGGAATTAAACCGACGGGCATAAAGGCATTTGATAAAATCACTGAAAAATATAGACAAAATAATTATCATGAGCTTCACTTTTTGGGGCATAAGACTGAAGTCCTACCGGGCTTAAATCCTTCATATTTCTCTATTGATCACATCGCCATAGGAGCTAAAAGAAAAACTTACAGAAAAAAAATCTATCTAGAGAAAGGTCATAGAATACATTTTGAATTTGGTTCAGGTCCTAACTTTGGAACGATAAAGCGAGCTTTTTCACAAAATTTAGTGAAAAATGATAGGGGTTATCCCGGTCCGGGTATTCGTCTGCACGGTATAAAAATTAAAGGTCCCATACTAGATAAGTGGCCGACTCCAACGATTAATCATTACTTTGGAGGCGATTACTCACTCAAAGATGATGAGAAAAGTAAGGAAGTAATCAAGAGATTTATGATTCGCGCTTATCGGGGCCGAGCAAGCAAAGAGCAGTTTAGCAAGTTCTCGACTTATTATGATCAAATGATTCAGCAGGGCAGTGATCGCTTGGAAGCTTTGCGCATGACTTTAGTCACCATTTTAGTTTCCCCAAGGTTCTTATTCATCAATCAACCTCCCACCGAAGCGGGGCGCAACCCGCAGCTCGCGGAACGCTTGGCTTACTTTATGTGGAGCTCCAATCCGACTTCCAATATGATAAAGCTTTCTAGTTCTCTCGAGAAAAATCCCACGAGTCTTGCCAAGGGGATTTACTGGATGATGCAGCAGCCTCAGTTTGAGCGCTTTGTACGTCGTTTCACCATTCAGTGGATGGATTTGGAAAACATGGATGAGATGGCACCAGATCCGACGCGTTATAAGAAGTATTATGAAAAAAATATGAGGGACCTTTACCAAAAGCAGACTTTCCTATTTATGTCCCATCTACTCAAGGAGAATCGACCCGTTTCCGATTTAGTCGATACGGATTATACTTTTTTAAATAAGAACCTAGCGGAAATTTACTCTTTGCCGAGCGAGGACTTGGGAGAAAAGTTTCAAAAAGTAAAGCTTCCTTCCGATTCTGAAAGGGGTGGTTTAATTGGACAGGGGACTTTACTGACCACCACTTCTAATGGAGTCGAAACTTCACCGATCATGCGCGGTATTTGGTTGCTCGATAAATTTTTGGGTGATCGACCTCCGCCTGCTCCAGATGATGTCATGGCTTTAGATAATGATACTCGAGGTGCGAGTACAGTGAAAGATATTCTACTCAAGCATAGTCTGAATCCTGACTGTAATTCTTGTCACCGCAAGATTGACCCCCTAGGCTTAAGTCTCGAGCACTTCGACCCCATTGGCTTGTATCGTAAGGATTATGGCTCGGGTATTTCGAGAAAAATCCGCAAGAGTATGGGAAAACAAAATTTCGATATTCAAGATCATGGAAAAAATTATGATGGTCAAGAAATTGAAGGTATGAGGGGCTTGAAAACTTACTTGAAATCAAAAGAGCAAGATTTAGCGAAAAGCTTTTGTAGTGAACTCATGTCCTTTGCACTCGGGCGGGAACTGACGCGTGCCGACCGCCAGGCAGTTGATGCGATCATCGCAAAAACAGCTAAGCACGGTTGGTTGATGCGCGATATATTGATTGAGCTTCTGCGTTCGAAATCCTTTGCATTGAAATAG
- a CDS encoding arylsulfatase — MNKLFILISVLWTFALFSNERPNIIIIMTDDQGYGDLSCKGNPILKTPAIDKLFSEGLQLEGFHTDPMCAPTRAGLMTGRYSARTGVWSTLYGRYYMRADETTIADIFSNAGYRTGIFGKWHLGDSYPYRAHDRGFQEAITFGGGVIGEAPDAWNNDYFTTTYSHNGKPLKVNQYCTDFLFDSAKEFIRASGDKPFLCYIPTNAPHGPMDVHEKYSKPYLDYFKQHGIGKLKGTQLEKTIKKRANFYGMIANIDENVGKLRQFLKEKNLSENTILLYFGDNGTAGGVSNNKKSLLINGYNAGMRGAKCLAYEGGHRNACSIYWPAGKLTGGKEIHALTAQLDLMPTLMDMAGVQNSSDIQFDGRSILPNLQGKTQPSRSLIVHNMQLDTPQKFKEFAVMDGDWRLVRTSWRGADSGEMLFNLKNDPGQNIDVAKQFPEVQKRLHESYNQWWSSLSDVFRDYSPIFIGSQFENPVLITSHAWHGEGKVYNQKHIREANPGNGFWTIKAASEGDYEIELRRWPREVNLPIRAALPARTNVPYVTDLPAGKALDIKSIRFVVQSIDGTQEIFSHSQKVRATDCHITFKIKLKKGDYRFQSFCELANGDIIGAYYMYVRKR; from the coding sequence GTGAATAAGCTTTTTATTCTAATTTCAGTTTTATGGACTTTTGCACTATTTTCAAATGAGCGTCCCAATATTATTATCATCATGACTGATGATCAAGGTTATGGCGACCTCAGTTGCAAGGGTAACCCTATCCTCAAGACTCCTGCTATTGATAAACTTTTCTCTGAAGGACTACAACTAGAAGGTTTTCATACTGATCCCATGTGTGCTCCGACCCGTGCTGGACTCATGACGGGACGTTACTCCGCCCGCACCGGTGTTTGGTCAACACTTTATGGTCGTTACTACATGCGTGCAGATGAAACCACCATTGCCGATATCTTTTCCAACGCTGGATATCGTACTGGTATCTTCGGCAAATGGCATTTGGGTGATTCCTACCCCTACCGTGCCCACGATCGTGGTTTCCAAGAGGCTATCACTTTTGGCGGAGGCGTCATTGGTGAGGCTCCCGACGCTTGGAATAACGATTATTTCACCACCACTTATTCTCACAATGGCAAGCCACTTAAGGTAAATCAGTACTGCACCGATTTCCTCTTTGATTCCGCTAAAGAATTTATCAGAGCCTCAGGCGATAAGCCCTTCCTCTGCTACATCCCCACTAACGCGCCCCACGGCCCCATGGATGTTCACGAAAAGTACTCCAAACCCTACCTCGATTACTTCAAGCAACATGGCATCGGTAAACTCAAGGGCACACAACTTGAGAAAACCATAAAAAAACGTGCCAACTTTTATGGCATGATTGCAAATATCGATGAGAACGTCGGTAAACTACGCCAGTTCTTAAAAGAGAAAAACCTCTCCGAAAATACTATCCTGCTCTACTTCGGAGATAACGGCACTGCGGGAGGTGTTAGCAATAATAAAAAATCTTTATTAATCAATGGCTACAACGCGGGCATGCGCGGAGCCAAATGCCTTGCTTATGAGGGCGGTCATCGCAATGCTTGTTCCATCTACTGGCCAGCGGGAAAGCTTACTGGAGGCAAAGAAATTCATGCTCTCACTGCCCAGCTCGATCTCATGCCCACGCTGATGGATATGGCCGGAGTTCAAAACTCAAGCGATATTCAGTTTGACGGACGTTCCATTCTGCCCAACTTACAGGGAAAGACTCAGCCTTCGCGCAGTCTCATTGTACATAACATGCAGCTTGATACCCCTCAGAAATTCAAAGAATTTGCGGTCATGGATGGCGACTGGCGCCTCGTGCGTACTTCCTGGCGTGGTGCGGACTCAGGCGAGATGCTCTTCAATCTAAAAAATGATCCCGGTCAAAACATCGACGTTGCTAAGCAATTTCCCGAAGTTCAAAAACGCCTGCATGAAAGCTATAATCAGTGGTGGTCTAGCCTCTCCGACGTTTTTCGGGATTACTCGCCCATTTTCATTGGTAGCCAATTCGAAAACCCCGTGCTCATTACCTCTCACGCTTGGCATGGCGAGGGCAAAGTCTATAATCAAAAACATATTCGTGAGGCGAATCCCGGCAACGGCTTCTGGACCATCAAAGCCGCTTCCGAGGGCGATTATGAAATTGAGCTGCGTCGTTGGCCCCGTGAAGTCAACTTACCCATACGCGCAGCACTTCCCGCTCGTACAAACGTACCCTACGTCACCGATCTTCCTGCCGGGAAAGCCCTCGATATAAAGTCAATACGTTTCGTGGTTCAAAGTATTGATGGAACCCAAGAAATCTTCTCTCATTCACAGAAAGTCCGTGCAACAGATTGTCATATCACCTTTAAAATAAAACTCAAAAAAGGCGATTACCGCTTCCAAAGTTTTTGTGAACTCGCGAATGGTGATATCATCGGCGCTTACTACATGTATGTAAGAAAACGCTAA
- a CDS encoding glycoside hydrolase family 117 protein, translating into MLSIFLKKSFLNLPILGITLALSSSLSLIADDQGAFPAQIPMEKPDRPLSAAMHRMYDQWNPHEDHGNELYSNFKYTDLKGLERSPNISRRDPSKIIRVNGKYYVWYTHRNTAPPVGPQKATDTIPSFDWDLSDIWYATSKDGYTWEEQGPALKRPEKPTYGWRSVTTTDILIWQGKYYLYYQAFNETPGLRSDRAAVAVASSDSPDGPWTMHHTPVIDFGKEGEWDSAAIHDPYPIVYKDQIHIYYKGSPGKRKEGNIIRAQGLARGTNPLGPFVKSKLNPVINSGHEAAVFPWKDGVAAIVSIDGPEKNTIQYSPDGENFHVVSNIQMPPVAPGSFIPDAYANNGDGRGITWGLSHVNFKGSGVQNNCGLLRFDCDLSLDVDREIFKRNNLRFNIETYLQNGVALPKYLQNKIKKEQQAVDKDTITP; encoded by the coding sequence TTGTTATCTATCTTTCTAAAGAAATCATTTTTAAATCTTCCCATACTTGGAATCACCCTTGCTTTAAGTTCTAGCCTAAGTTTAATAGCTGATGACCAAGGAGCCTTTCCTGCACAGATTCCCATGGAGAAACCTGACCGACCACTCAGTGCAGCAATGCACCGCATGTATGATCAGTGGAATCCTCATGAAGATCATGGCAACGAACTTTACTCGAATTTCAAATACACCGACCTCAAAGGACTCGAGCGTAGCCCTAATATAAGTCGTCGTGATCCCTCCAAGATCATTCGAGTGAATGGCAAGTACTATGTCTGGTACACCCACCGTAATACCGCGCCTCCTGTGGGCCCACAAAAAGCCACCGATACTATACCTTCCTTTGACTGGGATTTGAGTGATATCTGGTATGCTACGAGTAAGGATGGTTATACTTGGGAAGAACAAGGTCCTGCACTCAAGCGCCCCGAGAAACCCACCTATGGCTGGCGGTCTGTCACCACAACTGACATCCTCATCTGGCAGGGCAAGTACTACCTCTATTACCAAGCTTTTAATGAGACTCCCGGATTGCGTAGCGATCGCGCTGCCGTTGCAGTAGCATCTTCTGATTCACCCGATGGTCCTTGGACAATGCATCACACCCCAGTCATTGATTTCGGCAAAGAAGGCGAATGGGACTCGGCAGCTATTCACGACCCCTACCCCATCGTCTATAAAGACCAAATCCACATCTACTACAAGGGCTCACCCGGTAAACGCAAAGAAGGTAATATTATACGTGCGCAGGGTTTAGCACGTGGCACCAATCCACTCGGTCCCTTCGTGAAATCAAAACTCAATCCAGTGATCAATTCTGGTCACGAAGCCGCTGTATTTCCTTGGAAAGATGGTGTTGCAGCAATTGTCAGTATTGATGGACCCGAAAAAAACACTATCCAATACTCACCCGACGGCGAAAACTTTCACGTCGTATCCAATATCCAAATGCCTCCCGTGGCACCAGGCTCATTCATCCCCGATGCTTATGCCAATAATGGTGATGGCCGTGGCATTACTTGGGGCCTCAGTCACGTTAACTTCAAGGGTAGTGGCGTGCAAAACAACTGTGGCCTACTGCGCTTTGATTGTGACCTCTCACTCGACGTAGATCGCGAGATTTTTAAACGCAATAATCTGCGCTTCAATATTGAAACTTATCTACAAAATGGCGTCGCCCTACCCAAGTATCTACAAAACAAAATTAAAAAAGAACAGCAGGCAGTCGATAAAGACACCATCACACCGTGA
- a CDS encoding alpha/beta hydrolase: protein MKVSIILGLVILLSLVSIQVTSASEKIPVALLNDFDINKDGNLDKSERVNILKKFDADKNGKLDKNERAVLAKKYKKQSVAKASGAPEGGEKRIYKKVSSIDLPLYIYKPINHTENSKAPAIVFFFGGGWKSGSPNQFEKQCKHLASKGMVAITVEYRVSSRHDVKIEDCVEDAKSAMRWVRKHANELGIDPERIATSGGSAGGHLAACVSVIEGFNAESDDLKVSAQPNAMVLFNPAMVIADHEKLPKKYKELLEKTLKDRSAVDRTLISPLHHAHKKQPPCIMFFGTADRLIEGAKIYCEISKEAGNQCQILSYEGQGHGFFNAKRTPDKYYQLTLKEMDKFFMDLDWIK from the coding sequence ATGAAGGTTTCTATTATTCTAGGCTTAGTGATTTTATTAAGTCTTGTTAGCATTCAAGTAACTAGTGCGAGTGAAAAAATACCTGTGGCTTTGCTGAATGATTTCGATATCAATAAAGATGGAAATCTAGACAAAAGTGAGCGGGTTAATATCCTTAAGAAATTTGATGCAGACAAGAATGGTAAATTGGATAAAAATGAACGAGCCGTCCTAGCAAAAAAATATAAAAAGCAATCAGTCGCCAAAGCGAGTGGCGCTCCCGAAGGTGGCGAGAAGAGGATTTATAAAAAGGTGTCGTCTATAGACTTGCCCTTATATATTTATAAACCTATCAATCATACCGAGAACTCTAAAGCTCCCGCGATTGTTTTCTTTTTCGGAGGCGGTTGGAAAAGTGGTTCGCCAAATCAATTTGAAAAACAATGCAAACACCTCGCGTCGAAAGGCATGGTGGCCATTACAGTGGAATATCGCGTTTCCTCACGTCATGATGTAAAGATAGAAGATTGTGTAGAAGATGCTAAATCCGCAATGCGTTGGGTGAGAAAGCATGCCAACGAACTTGGTATAGATCCAGAAAGAATTGCTACTAGTGGAGGATCTGCAGGCGGTCACTTGGCAGCTTGTGTATCAGTCATAGAGGGATTTAATGCTGAGTCCGATGATCTAAAGGTAAGTGCTCAGCCAAATGCGATGGTGCTATTTAATCCAGCGATGGTGATCGCCGATCATGAAAAATTACCGAAGAAATACAAAGAGCTATTAGAAAAGACTTTGAAAGATAGATCTGCCGTGGATAGAACGCTCATTTCGCCCCTTCATCACGCCCATAAAAAACAGCCTCCCTGTATTATGTTTTTTGGTACAGCGGACAGGCTAATTGAGGGTGCTAAAATCTATTGCGAGATATCCAAAGAAGCCGGCAATCAATGCCAAATTCTTAGCTATGAGGGTCAGGGGCATGGTTTTTTTAATGCAAAAAGAACTCCCGATAAATACTATCAACTGACCCTAAAAGAGATGGATAAGTTTTTCATGGACTTAGACTGGATTAAGTAA
- a CDS encoding arylsulfatase, which yields MKLLIPTLFCLSSLLFADSAKPNVIYILADDLGYGELGCYGQTKIKTPNIDQLSAGGMRFTRHYSGAPVCAPSRGVLLTGKQLSKAFVRNNREHKPEGQAPIPEAGITLAKIFKDQGYATGAFGKWGLGYPGSSSDPKALSFDTFYGYNCQRVAHSFYPPHMWSNDEKIIINEKPVPGHWKKAVGPDFDFSQFYAKNYAPDLILEQALKFISDNKDKPFFAYVPFVEPHLAMHPPHSWVDFYPKEWDQPKKSYNANYLPHLRPRAGYAAMISDLDEHVGSIMSLLKELKLDEKTLVIFSSDNGASHCIEVDHKFFNSNKGLRGLKGSVYEGGLRVPMIAHWPKKIKAGQVSSHVSGFVDVMATMCELLNSDVPESSDGVSFLPELLGGKQKPQPVLAWEFQGYGGQQAIILDGRWKGVRQNLLPRGKKKTSRVPQWELYDLNKDSFEKNDLAKQMPEMVDRIHKAMMANRNESEKFHMPLASQ from the coding sequence ATGAAACTCCTGATTCCCACTCTTTTTTGTTTATCTTCTTTACTTTTTGCTGACTCCGCAAAACCCAATGTGATCTATATTTTGGCCGATGATTTAGGCTACGGCGAATTGGGTTGCTATGGTCAAACTAAAATTAAGACACCCAATATTGACCAACTCTCCGCCGGGGGCATGCGTTTTACGCGACATTATTCTGGTGCCCCCGTATGTGCCCCATCCCGTGGAGTGCTACTCACTGGCAAGCAACTTTCAAAAGCTTTTGTGCGCAATAACCGGGAACACAAACCCGAAGGCCAAGCACCTATTCCCGAAGCAGGTATCACCCTCGCAAAAATTTTCAAAGACCAGGGTTATGCTACTGGGGCTTTCGGCAAATGGGGACTCGGTTACCCTGGATCATCGAGTGATCCCAAAGCTTTGAGTTTTGATACCTTCTATGGCTATAACTGCCAGCGCGTGGCCCATTCATTTTATCCCCCACACATGTGGAGTAATGATGAAAAAATTATTATCAATGAAAAGCCCGTGCCTGGTCATTGGAAAAAGGCCGTCGGTCCCGATTTTGATTTTTCTCAATTCTACGCAAAAAATTACGCACCTGATCTCATTCTCGAACAAGCCCTGAAATTTATTAGTGATAACAAGGACAAGCCCTTTTTTGCTTATGTGCCTTTTGTTGAGCCTCACCTCGCAATGCATCCACCGCATAGCTGGGTAGATTTTTATCCGAAAGAATGGGATCAGCCCAAGAAAAGTTACAACGCTAACTACTTGCCCCATCTACGTCCCAGAGCAGGCTACGCGGCAATGATTTCCGATCTTGATGAACATGTCGGTTCCATCATGTCCTTACTAAAAGAACTCAAGCTTGATGAAAAAACTCTCGTGATCTTTAGTAGCGATAATGGCGCCAGTCATTGCATTGAAGTGGATCATAAATTTTTTAATAGCAACAAAGGACTTCGCGGCTTAAAAGGCTCCGTCTATGAGGGTGGATTGCGCGTGCCGATGATTGCTCACTGGCCTAAAAAAATCAAAGCGGGGCAGGTCAGTTCGCATGTGAGTGGATTTGTCGATGTAATGGCAACTATGTGTGAATTATTAAATAGTGACGTACCCGAAAGCAGTGATGGAGTCAGCTTCCTACCCGAGCTTCTAGGTGGAAAACAAAAGCCTCAGCCCGTTCTTGCTTGGGAATTCCAAGGTTACGGCGGTCAACAAGCGATTATTCTCGATGGTCGCTGGAAGGGCGTTCGCCAAAATTTACTCCCAAGAGGAAAGAAAAAAACTAGTCGCGTCCCCCAGTGGGAGCTTTATGATTTAAACAAAGATTCTTTTGAAAAAAATGATCTTGCCAAGCAAATGCCTGAAATGGTTGATCGCATCCATAAAGCGATGATGGCAAATCGCAATGAAAGTGAAAAATTCCACATGCCCCTCGCTTCACAATAG